From a region of the Daphnia pulicaria isolate SC F1-1A chromosome 1, SC_F0-13Bv2, whole genome shotgun sequence genome:
- the LOC124331999 gene encoding probable phosphorylase b kinase regulatory subunit alpha isoform X1 has translation MEFPYTSKNKMRSRSGSGVRLEYYQRLVYKTILRYQNPVTGLLPASPTNEHAWIRDNVYSILAVWALSMAYKKYTDMDEDKAKTYELEQRCVKLMRGLLMSMMQQKDKLEKFKVSQNPLDSLHAKYSSSTGATVVTDAGWGHLQIDAISLYLLILSQMTASGLQIVFNLDEVSFVQNLVFYIESSYCVPDYGIWERGDKTNHGLPELNASSIGMAKAALEAVNELDLFGARGGPTSVIHVLADEAQKCQAVLLSMLPRESNSKEVDAALLSVIGFPAFAVDDPELIKLTRTTIQEKLQGRYGFKRFLRDGYKTPKEDPNRLYYEPFELRVFENIECEWPLFFCLSMLDFLFQGDKEAVEEYSEALEEIVIKTEDGLKFVPELYAVSAETVNEEYKCPGSQDRVAVGRVPFMWAQSLYIVAQLLKENFIAPGELDPLNRRLGSQKKPDVVVQVVILAEDASIQEKLNHYDIQVQTVHECAPIEVQPARVLSHLYTYLGQNKKLNLSGRRSRDVGILSTSKLYALQDRIFAFTPQLTDQDHFYVAVDYELMIDTFKNELYFLKSSWQNMLGRPVVVVVIRQVQLDQGKIPVAMVTTLKKLKSGYINGTRVALGNLCDFLNTSCITNLSFLGSSEEGMPDRLNSKVMQYLEDHLHKTFVPRTGFIHHSTQRLRKKNVVFNQNPKRKLSYRGSIRRTRCIQFENLEVPFFKELPSIASSRAASPGLSVSPETEGGSVMSAEPRSPSPKDEETWVMFTRHRTYSDAQYENTEVDELLHMLKDSESLDEQGDILHFLVIEKGIDYMTGKMEDGTPIRVKDLLKDLYEKSCRQKKWGLVRHTAGMLGKRVEDLAKAVTDLLVHQKQVTVGMPPYNERTITAPLPNSELRHLIHQAYGDDDSCAMLTQELVLYLAMFVRTEPSLFLEMLRLRVGLIIRVMASELSRSVKCDSDEATEHLLNLSPFEMKNLLYHILSGKEFNMVTSGVSGNFSVLSNKLSRVSRRSQIGTLLGRGSTSTPDNEPENAEPDRQGQWIRRRRLDGALNRVPRGFYSRIWLLLERCPGIIIEGKLLSQTLTQEMTSGELKFALQVETVLNAIPQPEYRQLMVEAMMVYSLLAEYNSVPTLGQTLCVERLVHAANKIFLDDQMQIQGDATLCCAKPKEQRELTPTGTLLCGGAAYVCQHFYDSAPSGCYGTMTYLIRALATILDCFPIEGEIDCAVS, from the exons ATGGAATTCCCTTACaccagcaaaaataaaatgaggtCCCGAAGTGGTTCGGGAGTTCGATTGGAGTATTACCAACGACTTGTgtacaaaacaattttgagatatcaa aaTCCAGTAACTGGGTTGCTTCCAGCTTCTCCTACAAATGAACACGCCTGGATTAGGGATAATGTATATAGTATTCTTGCAGTGTGGGCACTTTCAATGGCCTACAAAAAATATACAGATATGGATGAAGACAAAGCGAAAACCTATGAGCTTGAGCAGCGATGTGTGAAACTTATGAGAGGGCTGCTCATGTCCATGATGCAACAGAAAGATAAactagaaaaatttaaagtctCACAAAATCCTCTTGACTCGCTTCATGCCAAATATAGCTCATCCACAGGGGCAACAGTTGTAACT GATGCTGGTTGGGGACACTTGCAAATTGATGCCATTTCCTTATATTTGCTTATCCTGTCACAAATGACTGCTTCAG GTCTTCAGATTGTATTTAACTTGGATGAAGTTTCTTTTGTTCAGAATCTTGTGTTTTATATTGAATCTTCTTATTGTGTTCCG GATTATGGTATATGGGAACGAGGCGACAAAACAAACCATGGTCTGCCAGAACTTAATGCCAGTTCCATTG GAATGGCTAAAGCTGCGCTGGAAGCAGTTAATGAACTCGATTTATTTGGTGCGCGAGGTGGTCCGACATCTGTTATCCATGTTTTGGCTGACGAAGCGCAAAAATGTCAAGCGGTGTTGCTG TCAATGCTCCCCCGTGAATCGAATTCAAAAGAAGTGGACGCAGCTTTGTTATCCGTCATAGGATTTCCTGCATTTGCTGTTGATGATCCAGAATTGATCAAACTCACTCGAACAACCATTCAAGAAAAACTTCAAGGACGATACGGTTTCAAGAGGTTTTTGCGTGATGGATACAAAACTCCAAAAGAG GACCCGAATAGGTTATATTATGAGCCTTTCGAATTAAGAGTTTTCGAAAATATTGAATGTGAGTGGCCGCTATTTTTCTGTCTTTCGATGCTCGACTTCCTTTTTCAAGGAGATAAAGAAGCCGTAGAAGAATATTCGGAGGCACTTGAAGAA ATCGTAATCAAAACTGAAGATGGGCTAAAGTTTGTCCCCGAACTTTATGCCGTTTCAGCAGAAACTGTTAATGAAGAGTATAAATGTCCGGGTAGTCAGGACAGAGTAGCCGTTGGCAGAGTTCCTTTCATGTGGGCTCAATCCCTGTACATAGTTGCTCAATTATTGAAAGAG AATTTCATAGCTCCCGGGGAGCTTGATCCGTTGAACCGTCGATTAGGTTCACAGAAAAAACCGGATGTGGTAGTCCAAGTTGTTATTCTTGCGGAAGACGCTTCTATACAGGAAAAGCTGAATCACTATGACATTCAAGTACAAACTGTACATGAATGCGCACCAATTGAAGTCCAACCCGCACGCGTACTTTCTCACCTGTACACGTACCTCG GTCAAAATAAGAAACTCAATTTGTCTGGACGCAGATCTCGAGACGTTGGCATTCTTAGTACCAGCAAACTCTATGCGCTACAGGATCGCATATTTGCTTTTACACCGCAG CTTACCGATCAAGATCACTTTTACGTCGCAGTTGACTATGAACTGATGATTGATACGTTTAAAAATGAGCTATATTTCTTGAAGTCCTCTTGGCAAAATATGTTGGGGAGACcagttgttgtcgttgttatTCGTCAAGTACAACTTG ATCAAGGGAAAATACCTGTTGCTATGGTCACCACTTTGAAAAAGCTTAAAAGCGGTTACATAAACGGCACTAG agttgCTCTCGGAAATTTGTGTGATTTTCTCAACACATCATGTATAACTAATTTGAGCTTCTTGGGAAGTTCAGAGGAGGGCATGCCTGATC GTTTGAACTCGAAAGTGATGCAATATTTGGAGGATCACCTTCACAAGACATTTGTGCCACGTACAGGGTTCATCCATCATTCAACCCAGCGTTTGCGAAAAAAGAATGTGGTATTTAACCaaaaccccaaaagaaaaCTGTCATACCGAGGGTCTATCCGGCGGACTCGATGCATTCAATTTGAGAATCTAGAAGTTCCT ttttttaaagaactaCCGAGCATAGCGTCTTCTAGAGCTGCCTCTCCAGGTCTGTCGGTATCGCCTGAAACTGAGGGGGGCAGTGTGATGTCAGCAGAACCCCGATCACCTTCTCCTAAAGACGAGGAAACATGGGTTATGTTTACTCGTCATCGCACGTATTCTGATGCGCAGTACGAGAATACAGAG GTTGACGAGTTATTGCATATGCTGAAAGATTCGGAAAGTCTTGATGAACAAGGCGACATTCTTCATTTCCTTGTTATTGAAAAAGGCATAGACTATATGACGGGAAAGATGGAAGATGGAACTCCCATAAGAGTAAAAGATCTTCTTAAAGATCTTTACGAAAAATCGTGCCGCCAGAAAAAATGGGGACTCGTTCGACATACAGCAGGTATGCTTGGCAAGAGAGTTGAAGACCTTGCAAAAGCAGTGACAGATTTGCTGGTACATCAAAAGCAAGTCACTGTGGGAATGCCACCATACAATGAACGAACAATTACAGCGCCATTACCCAATTCCGAATTGAGACACTTAATCCACCAG GCTTACGGAGATGATGACAGTTGTGCCATGTTGACACAAGAACTGGTTCTTTACTTAGCCATGTTCGTGCGAACAGAGCCTTCACTCTTTCTCGAAATGCTTCGCCTACGAGTTGGTCTCATCATTCGTGTGATGGCTTCTGAGTTGTCACGTAGCGTAAAATGCGATAGTGATGAAGCAACGGAGCACCTTCTTAACTTATCTCCGtttgaaatgaagaatttATTGTACCACATTCTCAGCGGGAAAGAATTTAACATGGTAACAAGCGGCGTCAGTGGAAATTTCTCTGTTCTAAGCAACAAGTTAAGCAGG GTGAGCCGACGAAGTCAAATCGGAACTCTTTTGGGTCGTGGCTCTACGTCTACTCCGGATAATGAACCAGAGAATGCAGAACCTGATCGTCAAGGACAATGGATTCGTCGACGGCGCTTAGACGGTGCGCTTAACCGCGTACCTCGTGGGTTTTACTCAAGGATTTGGCTGTTGTTGGAGAGATGTCCAGGAATTATAATCGAAGGCAAACTCTTATCGCAAACGCTCACCCAAGAGATGACGTCGGGTGAACTGAAATTCGCCCTGCAAGTGGAAACAGTCTTGAATGCCATTCCTCAACCTGAATATCGACAGCTTATGGTCGAAGCGATGATGGTTTACTCGCTGCTCGCTGAATACAACTCAGTGCCTACACTGGGGCAGACGTTGTGTGTTGAAAGGTTGGTTCACGCGGCTAACAAAATATTTCTGGATGATCAAATGCAAATTCAAGGAGATGCAACTCTTTGCTGCGCTAAGCCGAAGGAGCAGCGTGAATTAACGCCAACTGGAACACTTTTGTGTGGAGGAGCAGCTTATGTTTGTCAACATTTTTATGACAGCGCTCCTAGTGGCTGTTATGGAACCATGACTTATTTGATTCGAGCTTTAGCAACCATCTTAGACTGTTTCCCTATTGAAGGAGAGATAGACTGTGCCGTTTCTTAG
- the LOC124331999 gene encoding probable phosphorylase b kinase regulatory subunit alpha isoform X2, whose protein sequence is MEFPYTSKNKMRSRSGSGVRLEYYQRLVYKTILRYQNPVTGLLPASPTNEHAWIRDNVYSILAVWALSMAYKKYTDMDEDKAKTYELEQRCVKLMRGLLMSMMQQKDKLEKFKVSQNPLDSLHAKYSSSTGATVVTDAGWGHLQIDAISLYLLILSQMTASGLQIVFNLDEVSFVQNLVFYIESSYCVPDYGIWERGDKTNHGLPELNASSIGMAKAALEAVNELDLFGARGGPTSVIHVLADEAQKCQAVLLSMLPRESNSKEVDAALLSVIGFPAFAVDDPELIKLTRTTIQEKLQGRYGFKRFLRDGYKTPKEDPNRLYYEPFELRVFENIECEWPLFFCLSMLDFLFQGDKEAVEEYSEALEEIVIKTEDGLKFVPELYAVSAETVNEEYKCPGSQDRVAVGRVPFMWAQSLYIVAQLLKENFIAPGELDPLNRRLGSQKKPDVVVQVVILAEDASIQEKLNHYDIQVQTVHECAPIEVQPARVLSHLYTYLGQNKKLNLSGRRSRDVGILSTSKLYALQDRIFAFTPQLTDQDHFYVAVDYELMIDTFKNELYFLKSSWQNMLGRPVVVVVIRQVQLDQGKIPVAMVTTLKKLKSGYINGTRVALGNLCDFLNTSCITNLSFLGSSEEGMPDRLNSKVMQYLEDHLHKTFVPRTGFIHHSTQRLRKKNVVFNQNPKRKLSYRGSIRRTRCIQFENLEVPKELPSIASSRAASPGLSVSPETEGGSVMSAEPRSPSPKDEETWVMFTRHRTYSDAQYENTEVDELLHMLKDSESLDEQGDILHFLVIEKGIDYMTGKMEDGTPIRVKDLLKDLYEKSCRQKKWGLVRHTAGMLGKRVEDLAKAVTDLLVHQKQVTVGMPPYNERTITAPLPNSELRHLIHQAYGDDDSCAMLTQELVLYLAMFVRTEPSLFLEMLRLRVGLIIRVMASELSRSVKCDSDEATEHLLNLSPFEMKNLLYHILSGKEFNMVTSGVSGNFSVLSNKLSRVSRRSQIGTLLGRGSTSTPDNEPENAEPDRQGQWIRRRRLDGALNRVPRGFYSRIWLLLERCPGIIIEGKLLSQTLTQEMTSGELKFALQVETVLNAIPQPEYRQLMVEAMMVYSLLAEYNSVPTLGQTLCVERLVHAANKIFLDDQMQIQGDATLCCAKPKEQRELTPTGTLLCGGAAYVCQHFYDSAPSGCYGTMTYLIRALATILDCFPIEGEIDCAVS, encoded by the exons ATGGAATTCCCTTACaccagcaaaaataaaatgaggtCCCGAAGTGGTTCGGGAGTTCGATTGGAGTATTACCAACGACTTGTgtacaaaacaattttgagatatcaa aaTCCAGTAACTGGGTTGCTTCCAGCTTCTCCTACAAATGAACACGCCTGGATTAGGGATAATGTATATAGTATTCTTGCAGTGTGGGCACTTTCAATGGCCTACAAAAAATATACAGATATGGATGAAGACAAAGCGAAAACCTATGAGCTTGAGCAGCGATGTGTGAAACTTATGAGAGGGCTGCTCATGTCCATGATGCAACAGAAAGATAAactagaaaaatttaaagtctCACAAAATCCTCTTGACTCGCTTCATGCCAAATATAGCTCATCCACAGGGGCAACAGTTGTAACT GATGCTGGTTGGGGACACTTGCAAATTGATGCCATTTCCTTATATTTGCTTATCCTGTCACAAATGACTGCTTCAG GTCTTCAGATTGTATTTAACTTGGATGAAGTTTCTTTTGTTCAGAATCTTGTGTTTTATATTGAATCTTCTTATTGTGTTCCG GATTATGGTATATGGGAACGAGGCGACAAAACAAACCATGGTCTGCCAGAACTTAATGCCAGTTCCATTG GAATGGCTAAAGCTGCGCTGGAAGCAGTTAATGAACTCGATTTATTTGGTGCGCGAGGTGGTCCGACATCTGTTATCCATGTTTTGGCTGACGAAGCGCAAAAATGTCAAGCGGTGTTGCTG TCAATGCTCCCCCGTGAATCGAATTCAAAAGAAGTGGACGCAGCTTTGTTATCCGTCATAGGATTTCCTGCATTTGCTGTTGATGATCCAGAATTGATCAAACTCACTCGAACAACCATTCAAGAAAAACTTCAAGGACGATACGGTTTCAAGAGGTTTTTGCGTGATGGATACAAAACTCCAAAAGAG GACCCGAATAGGTTATATTATGAGCCTTTCGAATTAAGAGTTTTCGAAAATATTGAATGTGAGTGGCCGCTATTTTTCTGTCTTTCGATGCTCGACTTCCTTTTTCAAGGAGATAAAGAAGCCGTAGAAGAATATTCGGAGGCACTTGAAGAA ATCGTAATCAAAACTGAAGATGGGCTAAAGTTTGTCCCCGAACTTTATGCCGTTTCAGCAGAAACTGTTAATGAAGAGTATAAATGTCCGGGTAGTCAGGACAGAGTAGCCGTTGGCAGAGTTCCTTTCATGTGGGCTCAATCCCTGTACATAGTTGCTCAATTATTGAAAGAG AATTTCATAGCTCCCGGGGAGCTTGATCCGTTGAACCGTCGATTAGGTTCACAGAAAAAACCGGATGTGGTAGTCCAAGTTGTTATTCTTGCGGAAGACGCTTCTATACAGGAAAAGCTGAATCACTATGACATTCAAGTACAAACTGTACATGAATGCGCACCAATTGAAGTCCAACCCGCACGCGTACTTTCTCACCTGTACACGTACCTCG GTCAAAATAAGAAACTCAATTTGTCTGGACGCAGATCTCGAGACGTTGGCATTCTTAGTACCAGCAAACTCTATGCGCTACAGGATCGCATATTTGCTTTTACACCGCAG CTTACCGATCAAGATCACTTTTACGTCGCAGTTGACTATGAACTGATGATTGATACGTTTAAAAATGAGCTATATTTCTTGAAGTCCTCTTGGCAAAATATGTTGGGGAGACcagttgttgtcgttgttatTCGTCAAGTACAACTTG ATCAAGGGAAAATACCTGTTGCTATGGTCACCACTTTGAAAAAGCTTAAAAGCGGTTACATAAACGGCACTAG agttgCTCTCGGAAATTTGTGTGATTTTCTCAACACATCATGTATAACTAATTTGAGCTTCTTGGGAAGTTCAGAGGAGGGCATGCCTGATC GTTTGAACTCGAAAGTGATGCAATATTTGGAGGATCACCTTCACAAGACATTTGTGCCACGTACAGGGTTCATCCATCATTCAACCCAGCGTTTGCGAAAAAAGAATGTGGTATTTAACCaaaaccccaaaagaaaaCTGTCATACCGAGGGTCTATCCGGCGGACTCGATGCATTCAATTTGAGAATCTAGAAGTTCCTAAAG aactaCCGAGCATAGCGTCTTCTAGAGCTGCCTCTCCAGGTCTGTCGGTATCGCCTGAAACTGAGGGGGGCAGTGTGATGTCAGCAGAACCCCGATCACCTTCTCCTAAAGACGAGGAAACATGGGTTATGTTTACTCGTCATCGCACGTATTCTGATGCGCAGTACGAGAATACAGAG GTTGACGAGTTATTGCATATGCTGAAAGATTCGGAAAGTCTTGATGAACAAGGCGACATTCTTCATTTCCTTGTTATTGAAAAAGGCATAGACTATATGACGGGAAAGATGGAAGATGGAACTCCCATAAGAGTAAAAGATCTTCTTAAAGATCTTTACGAAAAATCGTGCCGCCAGAAAAAATGGGGACTCGTTCGACATACAGCAGGTATGCTTGGCAAGAGAGTTGAAGACCTTGCAAAAGCAGTGACAGATTTGCTGGTACATCAAAAGCAAGTCACTGTGGGAATGCCACCATACAATGAACGAACAATTACAGCGCCATTACCCAATTCCGAATTGAGACACTTAATCCACCAG GCTTACGGAGATGATGACAGTTGTGCCATGTTGACACAAGAACTGGTTCTTTACTTAGCCATGTTCGTGCGAACAGAGCCTTCACTCTTTCTCGAAATGCTTCGCCTACGAGTTGGTCTCATCATTCGTGTGATGGCTTCTGAGTTGTCACGTAGCGTAAAATGCGATAGTGATGAAGCAACGGAGCACCTTCTTAACTTATCTCCGtttgaaatgaagaatttATTGTACCACATTCTCAGCGGGAAAGAATTTAACATGGTAACAAGCGGCGTCAGTGGAAATTTCTCTGTTCTAAGCAACAAGTTAAGCAGG GTGAGCCGACGAAGTCAAATCGGAACTCTTTTGGGTCGTGGCTCTACGTCTACTCCGGATAATGAACCAGAGAATGCAGAACCTGATCGTCAAGGACAATGGATTCGTCGACGGCGCTTAGACGGTGCGCTTAACCGCGTACCTCGTGGGTTTTACTCAAGGATTTGGCTGTTGTTGGAGAGATGTCCAGGAATTATAATCGAAGGCAAACTCTTATCGCAAACGCTCACCCAAGAGATGACGTCGGGTGAACTGAAATTCGCCCTGCAAGTGGAAACAGTCTTGAATGCCATTCCTCAACCTGAATATCGACAGCTTATGGTCGAAGCGATGATGGTTTACTCGCTGCTCGCTGAATACAACTCAGTGCCTACACTGGGGCAGACGTTGTGTGTTGAAAGGTTGGTTCACGCGGCTAACAAAATATTTCTGGATGATCAAATGCAAATTCAAGGAGATGCAACTCTTTGCTGCGCTAAGCCGAAGGAGCAGCGTGAATTAACGCCAACTGGAACACTTTTGTGTGGAGGAGCAGCTTATGTTTGTCAACATTTTTATGACAGCGCTCCTAGTGGCTGTTATGGAACCATGACTTATTTGATTCGAGCTTTAGCAACCATCTTAGACTGTTTCCCTATTGAAGGAGAGATAGACTGTGCCGTTTCTTAG
- the LOC124335727 gene encoding protein fuzzy homolog: MAAYLTCQSLSGLPLFIRRKGDIPSLPFPLVASLNGVYTYTKTQGAELENTCSENTFVVWKEYHDTFMLCIVATDSSLSTVHLKHILDLVSHTMVFYLGLEELVSVKNIERLKKDLKVCYPLIDTILDGLNPKEDLEDFCDLTNYTDVLCCTERSTFEGILNCFAESVGTVFGCLRVSGKVAAATPNWWTLDSVELLQIQLLLSNERYDTGIDIPIYLPVRSPKIPFRLVQWKLTQNSDVCLLCGPTPSLADLEKEVKRFWRTAFALLKSAESCYPANIPLDITLDKNVLSYLVVNTEKRRSLSSLSPHSTSGDAHSHLTAVRKRDILRTFYKTIVGTMINLPSATQSDSEDASHDSKEVFMNFEYYSLHALISEMYLILVLYPSGLHNHYLRSITRSTLKILTHEKNCKWG; encoded by the exons ATGGCGGCTTATTTAACTTGTCAATCGTTAAGTGGACTGCCTTTGTTTATAAGGAGGAAAGGGGACATTCCATCT CTACCTTTCCCATTGGTGGCCAGCTTGAACG GTGTTTACACTTACACAAAAACTCAAGGAGCTGAGCTTGAAAACACTTGCTCAGAAAATACATTTGTTGTCTGGAAGGAATATCATGATACTTTTATGCTCTGTATAGTCGCAACTGACTCGTCCCTATCTACTGTGCATTTAAAACACATCCTTGACCTTGTTTCCCACACAATGGTATTTTACTTAGGTTTAGAAGAATTGGTCAGTGTAAAAAACATTGAAAGACTGAAAAAAGATCTAAAG GTGTGTTACCCTCTGATTGATACAATCCTTGATGGATTGAACCCTAAAGAAGATTTGGAGGACTTTTGTGACTTGACCAATTACACAGATGTACTTTGCTGCACTGAGCGATCAACATTTGAG ggCATTCTAAACTGTTTTGCTGAGAGTGTTGGCACGGTGTTTGGTTGTCTACGAGTCAGCGGCAAAGTTGCAGCAGCGACACCAAATTGGTGGACTCTCGACAGTGTTGAATTGTTGCAGATCCAGTTACTCTTGTCGAACGAAAGGTACGACACTGGAATCGACATTCCGATTTACCTTCCCGTGAGAAGTCCCAAAATACCTTTTCGCCTGGTGCAATGGAAATTGACTCAGAATTCCGACGTCTGCCTACTTTGTGGACCAACACCTTCTCTTGCCGACTTGGAAAAGGAAGTGAAACGGTTCTGGAGGACCGCGTTTGCCCTTCTCAAGTCAGCCGAGTCGTGTTATCCAGCCAACATTCCCCTTGATATTACTTTGGATAAGAATGTTCTCTC TTACTTGGTGGTTAATACGGAGAAGCGGCGATCACTCAGCTCACTTTCTCCGCATTCAACGAGTGGCGATGCTCATTCGCACTTAACCGCTGTTCGAAAGCGAGATATACTGAGAACATTTTACAAAACAATCGTCGGGACCATGATCAACTTACCCAGTGCCACCCAATCCG aTTCAGAAGATGCGTCTCACGATTCCAAGGAAGTCTTTATGAATTTTGAATACTATTCTCTACATGCCTTAATATCGGAAATGTATTTGATACTTGTCCTTTATCCGTCTGGGCTTCATAACCATTACCTCAG GTCCATCACTCGATCAACCCTGAAAATACTTACACACGAAAAGAATTGCAAGTGGGGATGA